A single window of Marinobacter sp. LA51 DNA harbors:
- the trmD gene encoding tRNA (guanosine(37)-N1)-methyltransferase TrmD, whose product MFSAVTDVGITGRAVRDGLLTFQSWNPRDYTHDRHRTVDDRPYGGGPGMLMKIQPLRDAISAARESAPGKACVVYLSPQGETLNQSVVESLAAEERLILVAGRYEGVDERLIATEVDREVSLGDFVLSGGELAAMAVIDAVTRLIPGALGHAQSAEQDSFADGLLDCPHYTRPEVYEGQAVPDVLLGGHHDQIRRWRLKQSLRRTLERRPDLLEQRVFTDEERQLLEEILNEPGASESSGH is encoded by the coding sequence ATGTTCAGTGCGGTAACTGATGTTGGGATTACGGGCAGGGCAGTTCGGGATGGTCTTCTGACCTTCCAAAGCTGGAATCCCCGTGACTACACCCATGACCGTCACCGCACGGTGGACGACCGGCCATACGGTGGTGGGCCGGGGATGCTGATGAAAATTCAGCCTCTCCGGGATGCTATCAGTGCGGCACGGGAGTCGGCACCTGGTAAGGCCTGTGTGGTGTATTTGTCACCGCAAGGTGAAACGCTGAATCAGTCTGTTGTTGAGTCCCTGGCGGCGGAAGAACGACTGATTCTGGTGGCAGGCCGATACGAGGGTGTGGATGAGCGCCTGATTGCGACGGAAGTCGATCGGGAAGTGTCACTGGGTGATTTTGTTTTGTCCGGTGGCGAACTGGCGGCCATGGCTGTCATTGATGCGGTTACACGCCTCATCCCCGGAGCGCTGGGTCATGCGCAGTCGGCAGAGCAGGATTCTTTTGCTGACGGTTTGCTGGATTGTCCGCACTACACTCGGCCCGAAGTTTACGAAGGTCAGGCGGTGCCGGATGTTTTATTGGGCGGTCACCATGATCAGATCCGGCGTTGGCGACTGAAGCAGTCGCTGAGGCGAACCCTGGAGCGACGCCCCGACCTGCTGGAACAGCGGGTGTTTACGGATGAAGAGCGTCAGCTACTGGAAGAGATTTTGAACGAACCGGGTGCCTCTGAATCATCAGGGCATTAA
- the rplS gene encoding 50S ribosomal protein L19 translates to MSGKNNIISQLEAEQMTKEIPAFAPGDTVVVQVRVTEGNRERLQAFEGVVIGKRNRGMNSSFTVRKISYGVGVERTFQTFSKLIDGISVKRRGDVRQAKLYYLRDLSGKAARIKEKLG, encoded by the coding sequence ATGAGCGGCAAGAACAACATCATCAGTCAACTTGAAGCAGAACAGATGACCAAGGAGATCCCTGCCTTTGCGCCGGGCGACACCGTGGTTGTACAGGTTCGCGTAACCGAGGGTAACCGTGAGCGTCTGCAGGCGTTCGAGGGTGTTGTCATCGGCAAGCGTAACCGTGGCATGAACTCCTCCTTCACCGTGCGTAAGATTTCTTACGGTGTTGGTGTTGAGCGTACTTTCCAGACCTTCTCCAAGCTGATCGACGGCATCAGTGTGAAGCGTCGTGGTGACGTGCGTCAGGCCAAGCTTTACTACCTGCGCGACCTGTCTGGTAAGGCAGCTCGTATCAAGGAAAAGCTGGGCTGA
- the xerD gene encoding site-specific tyrosine recombinase XerD yields the protein MRLEDEAIIARFTDAIWLEDGLGEKTRQAYRSDLVRLAGWLHDQPGQPLLTAVRRTDLLAWMSRALAEGVKTSTAARRLSGLRRFYRFLLREGVIAEDPTLRIDSPRLPRRLPDSLTEEEVESLLAEPDPEVPIELRDRAMLEILYGCGLRVSELTQLRVDQVNLRQGVVRISGKGGKERLVPLGEEAVDWLLRYMKESRGELLKGRSCDALFPGNRPAAMTRQTFWYRIKHYASRVGIRKHLSPHTLRHAFATHLLNHGADLRVVQMLLGHSDLSTTQIYTHVARQRLQSLHQSHHPRG from the coding sequence TTGAGACTCGAAGATGAGGCCATCATTGCCCGTTTTACCGATGCCATCTGGCTGGAGGACGGGTTGGGCGAGAAAACGCGGCAAGCGTACCGCAGTGATCTTGTTCGCCTGGCAGGCTGGTTACACGATCAGCCCGGTCAGCCCTTGCTCACGGCCGTGCGCCGAACCGATCTGCTGGCGTGGATGTCCAGGGCGCTGGCTGAAGGTGTAAAGACCTCCACTGCCGCCCGGCGATTGTCCGGCCTGCGGCGCTTCTATCGGTTTCTGTTACGCGAAGGCGTAATTGCGGAGGATCCGACTCTGCGCATCGACAGCCCCAGACTTCCGCGCCGGTTGCCGGATTCGTTGACCGAAGAGGAAGTGGAGTCGCTGCTGGCCGAGCCGGACCCTGAAGTGCCCATTGAGCTGCGGGATCGGGCCATGCTGGAAATATTGTATGGTTGTGGCTTGCGGGTGTCTGAACTGACCCAGTTACGGGTAGACCAGGTCAACTTGCGTCAGGGTGTGGTCCGGATTTCCGGTAAAGGCGGCAAGGAGCGCCTGGTGCCGCTGGGCGAGGAGGCAGTGGATTGGCTGCTGCGCTATATGAAAGAGTCCCGCGGGGAATTACTTAAAGGGCGCTCCTGCGACGCGCTGTTCCCAGGCAATCGGCCCGCCGCGATGACCCGGCAAACCTTCTGGTACCGTATCAAGCACTACGCAAGCCGGGTTGGTATTCGCAAGCATCTTTCCCCTCATACCCTGCGGCATGCCTTCGCAACCCACCTGCTGAATCACGGTGCGGATCTGCGCGTGGTGCAGATGCTGCTGGGGCATTCTGACCTCTCTACCACCCAGATTTACACTCACGTTGCCCGCCAACGTCTGCAGTCGCTGCACCAGTCGCATCATCCTCGTGGCTGA
- a CDS encoding DsbC family protein, whose protein sequence is MSARNYLKNVVLGAALLGGVVAAAPSTAGEVEDGIASRLTAAVPGLKVLSVKESEAPGLYEVQSNNGDTIYTTADGQYLLTGDLLKVTDNGIANVTEEARASQRAQTMANFGDDGVIRFPAKGEQKAEIHVFTDIDCPYCRKLHDEVPQLNAYGITVNYYAFPRSGPGTPSFTKYVSVWCAEDQQAAMDAAKGGRSVASASCENPVLEQYQLGGRVGVTGTPAIVLEDGNMVRGYVPADNLAQGLGLL, encoded by the coding sequence ATGTCTGCCAGAAATTATCTGAAGAACGTGGTTTTAGGTGCGGCCTTGTTAGGCGGTGTTGTGGCGGCCGCGCCGAGCACGGCGGGTGAGGTCGAGGACGGAATCGCCAGCCGCCTGACCGCTGCCGTGCCGGGCCTGAAGGTGTTGTCCGTTAAAGAATCCGAGGCGCCGGGTTTGTATGAGGTCCAGAGCAACAACGGCGATACCATCTACACCACCGCCGATGGCCAGTACCTGCTGACCGGGGACCTTTTGAAGGTCACCGATAACGGCATTGCCAATGTGACCGAAGAGGCGCGGGCCAGTCAGCGTGCACAGACCATGGCTAATTTTGGTGACGACGGCGTAATCCGGTTCCCGGCCAAAGGCGAGCAAAAAGCTGAAATCCATGTCTTTACCGACATCGATTGCCCTTACTGTCGGAAGCTCCACGACGAAGTGCCCCAGCTCAATGCCTACGGCATTACCGTCAACTACTACGCCTTCCCAAGGTCCGGTCCGGGCACCCCTTCCTTTACCAAGTACGTGTCGGTCTGGTGCGCCGAGGATCAGCAAGCTGCCATGGATGCCGCCAAGGGTGGCCGTTCGGTAGCTTCAGCCAGCTGTGAGAACCCAGTGCTGGAACAATACCAGCTGGGTGGTCGTGTTGGCGTAACCGGAACCCCGGCCATCGTGCTGGAAGACGGCAACATGGTTCGCGGTTACGTGCCCGCTGACAATCTTGCCCAGGGCCTGGGTCTGCTCTAA
- a CDS encoding homoserine dehydrogenase encodes MKDVSVGICGLGTVGGGTFNVLTRNARLIAGRAGCNIRITRIASRRPRTDMDLGDVPFSTDIFDVVNDPGVDIVVELIGGYDTAKELVMTAINNGKHVVTANKALIAVHGNEIFEAAQKAGVVVAYEAGVAGGIPVMKAIREGMAANRIDWIAGIINGTGNYILTEMRAGREFTEVLKEAQDLGYAEADPTFDVEGIDAAHKLTILASAGFGVPLQFEKGFTEGISQITPYDISHAELLGYRIKHLGIARRRDDGIELRVHPTLVPQSHLIAQVDGVLNAVLVDGDAVGQTMYYGPGAGDEATASAVIADIVDVARAVASGSQQRVPYLGFEPEALEELDVLSMEDIQSAYYLRITALDRPGVLAKIASILSEHGINIESIMQKESELQDGRIPVIILTHTVQERQINRAIEELEALTDTDGHVVRIRAENFN; translated from the coding sequence TTGAAAGACGTCAGTGTCGGAATCTGCGGACTGGGTACCGTTGGCGGCGGTACATTCAATGTCTTGACCCGGAATGCCAGGCTCATTGCCGGCAGAGCAGGGTGCAACATCCGAATTACCCGGATTGCCAGTCGTCGTCCCCGGACCGATATGGATCTGGGCGATGTGCCGTTTTCGACTGATATCTTTGACGTCGTAAATGATCCCGGCGTGGACATCGTGGTCGAGCTCATCGGTGGTTATGATACTGCCAAAGAGCTGGTGATGACTGCCATCAATAACGGCAAGCACGTGGTAACCGCCAATAAGGCGCTGATTGCAGTGCACGGCAACGAAATTTTCGAGGCGGCCCAGAAAGCGGGCGTGGTTGTAGCCTACGAGGCCGGTGTCGCCGGTGGTATTCCGGTGATGAAGGCTATCCGTGAGGGTATGGCGGCCAACCGCATCGACTGGATCGCCGGTATCATCAACGGAACTGGCAACTACATCCTGACCGAGATGCGCGCCGGCCGTGAGTTTACCGAAGTGCTGAAAGAAGCCCAGGACCTGGGTTACGCCGAAGCCGATCCGACCTTTGACGTGGAAGGCATCGATGCCGCCCACAAGCTGACCATCCTGGCCTCGGCCGGTTTTGGTGTTCCGCTGCAATTTGAAAAAGGTTTCACCGAGGGCATTTCCCAGATTACGCCCTACGATATTTCCCACGCCGAACTCCTCGGCTACCGCATCAAGCACCTGGGCATTGCCCGTCGCCGCGATGATGGTATCGAGTTGCGCGTGCATCCGACCCTGGTGCCCCAGAGTCACCTGATCGCCCAGGTTGATGGTGTGCTGAACGCCGTTCTGGTGGATGGTGATGCCGTCGGTCAGACCATGTACTACGGCCCGGGTGCCGGTGACGAAGCAACCGCTTCTGCGGTTATCGCCGACATCGTCGACGTGGCACGGGCTGTCGCCAGCGGCAGCCAGCAGCGGGTGCCTTACCTCGGCTTCGAGCCCGAGGCTCTTGAGGAACTGGACGTGCTGTCCATGGAAGACATCCAGTCTGCGTACTATCTGCGCATTACTGCCCTGGACCGTCCGGGTGTGTTGGCCAAGATTGCCTCGATCCTCAGCGAGCATGGCATCAACATCGAGTCCATCATGCAGAAGGAATCCGAACTGCAGGATGGTCGTATTCCGGTCATCATCCTGACCCATACCGTTCAGGAGCGGCAGATCAATCGCGCCATTGAAGAGCTGGAAGCCCTGACTGACACCGACGGTCATGTGGTCCGCATCCGCGCTGAAAACTTTAACTGA
- the thrC gene encoding threonine synthase: MRYISTRGEAPALGFEDVLLTGLATDGGLYVPESLPHFSLEEIRSWRGLSYSELAFNVMHPFVDDAIPADDFRKMLDETYSVFSHQAVAPLVQLDSNEWVMELFRGPTLAFKDFALQLLGRLLDYVLEKRKQHVVIMGATSGDTGSAAIEGCRRCEHVDIFILHPHERVSEVQRRQMTTVTGDNIHNIAVRGNFDDCQRMVKESFGNQSFLGGKTQLAAVNSINWARIMAQIVYYFQASLALGGPDRSMAFSVPTGNFGDIFAGYLAKKMGLPISQLVIATNRNDILHRFMSGNKYEQHQLEHTLSPSMDIMVSSNFERLLFDLHGRDGQAVKTLLENATKGPVSIEDYRWKHARKLFDSDAVDDKATCDTIREIQEKNEYLLDPHTAIGVRAARNCRRDSSVPMITLGTAHPAKFPDAIAESGVSVKPELPAHMADLFEREERYTVLDNNIAGVQEFITKHWKNA, translated from the coding sequence GTGAGATATATCAGTACGCGGGGCGAAGCCCCCGCACTGGGCTTTGAAGACGTTCTACTCACCGGTCTCGCCACCGATGGCGGGCTGTACGTTCCGGAATCCTTGCCCCATTTCAGCCTGGAAGAAATCCGGAGCTGGCGCGGGCTGTCGTACAGTGAGCTAGCATTCAATGTGATGCATCCGTTTGTGGACGACGCCATTCCGGCCGATGATTTCCGCAAGATGCTGGATGAAACCTACTCGGTGTTCAGCCACCAGGCGGTAGCGCCGCTGGTCCAGCTGGACTCCAACGAGTGGGTGATGGAACTGTTCCGCGGTCCGACCCTGGCGTTCAAGGATTTCGCCCTGCAGCTGCTGGGTCGTTTGCTCGATTACGTGCTGGAAAAGCGCAAGCAGCACGTGGTCATCATGGGGGCTACCTCGGGTGACACCGGTTCTGCGGCTATTGAAGGCTGTCGTCGCTGTGAGCACGTGGATATTTTCATTCTGCATCCCCACGAGCGGGTGTCGGAAGTCCAGCGTCGCCAGATGACTACGGTGACCGGGGACAACATCCACAACATCGCCGTGCGTGGCAATTTCGACGATTGTCAGCGTATGGTGAAGGAAAGCTTTGGCAACCAGAGCTTCCTGGGTGGCAAGACCCAGCTGGCCGCGGTGAACTCCATCAACTGGGCCCGGATCATGGCCCAGATTGTCTACTACTTCCAAGCCTCCCTGGCTTTGGGTGGCCCAGATCGCAGCATGGCGTTTTCCGTGCCCACCGGGAATTTCGGCGACATCTTTGCCGGCTACCTGGCCAAGAAAATGGGGCTGCCAATCTCCCAGCTGGTGATTGCCACCAACCGCAACGATATCCTGCACCGCTTCATGAGTGGCAACAAGTACGAGCAGCATCAGCTCGAACATACTTTGTCGCCGAGTATGGACATCATGGTGTCCAGCAATTTCGAGCGCCTGCTGTTCGATCTCCATGGCCGCGATGGCCAGGCAGTGAAAACGCTGCTGGAGAACGCTACCAAAGGTCCGGTCAGCATCGAAGACTACCGCTGGAAGCACGCCCGTAAGTTGTTCGACAGCGATGCCGTGGACGACAAGGCGACCTGCGATACCATTCGCGAGATTCAGGAAAAGAACGAGTACTTGCTCGATCCCCACACCGCCATCGGTGTGCGGGCAGCTCGTAACTGCCGGCGCGATAGCTCGGTGCCCATGATCACCCTGGGTACGGCCCATCCGGCGAAATTCCCGGATGCCATTGCCGAATCTGGAGTGTCGGTGAAGCCGGAGCTTCCCGCGCACATGGCGGATCTTTTTGAGCGCGAGGAGCGTTACACCGTCCTCGACAACAACATCGCCGGTGTGCAGGAGTTTATTACCAAGCACTGGAAGAACGCCTGA
- the recJ gene encoding single-stranded-DNA-specific exonuclease RecJ: MTPKKILRRPQPDTAPAWGQNLPPLLRRLYAARGITSDEQLSYTLKSLASPMELRGIDRAVELLAEAIGQQQRVLVLGDFDADGATSTAVAMLGLSMLGLRSVDFRVPSRFADGYGLTPGIIERLRDEGELPDLLVTVDNGISAIEGVKAARDMGMKVIVTDHHLAGDTLPEADAIVNPNQPGCPFLSKNAAGVGVMFYVLTALRKHLREQSLLPQPEPNLGALLDLVALGTVADVVPLDHNNRIFVEQGLRRIRQGEARPGILALLEVAGRDHTAISSTDLGFVVGPRLNAAGRLDDMSIGIACLLADSPDEARRLARELDTFNRERRTIEKDMKAQAQDLLASMSLDLEGLPWGLALYDPEWHQGVIGILAARIREQTNRPTIAFASDDNGEDIKGSARSIPGLHIRDVLAAVDARHPGMLKKYGGHAMAAGMTLAQSDLDAFSEAFDKVVRDTLVAADLEAAITTDGPLALDELRLETAALLKRAGPWGQHFPEPIFDGEFRVVSQRVVGENHLKLVLQPFEGGGIIDGIAFNTGPEVPDYTRTGARVVYKPDANTFRGRTNLQLLVDYLEPLRKPAG; encoded by the coding sequence ATGACACCAAAAAAAATCCTGCGTCGCCCCCAGCCGGACACCGCGCCGGCCTGGGGGCAAAACCTGCCGCCTTTGCTTCGCCGTCTCTACGCTGCACGGGGTATTACCTCCGATGAGCAACTGAGCTATACCCTGAAATCCCTGGCTTCACCGATGGAGTTGCGCGGCATCGACCGTGCCGTCGAGTTGTTAGCCGAGGCCATCGGGCAGCAGCAGCGTGTTCTGGTGCTGGGCGATTTCGACGCCGATGGTGCCACCAGTACGGCTGTTGCCATGCTGGGACTGTCGATGCTCGGGCTGCGAAGCGTCGATTTCCGGGTGCCCAGTCGGTTTGCCGATGGTTATGGTCTGACCCCGGGCATCATCGAACGACTGCGGGATGAGGGCGAGTTGCCGGACTTGCTGGTGACCGTGGATAACGGTATTTCCGCCATCGAAGGGGTGAAGGCTGCCCGCGATATGGGCATGAAGGTGATCGTCACCGATCATCACCTGGCCGGCGACACCCTGCCGGAAGCCGATGCCATCGTGAATCCGAACCAGCCTGGCTGTCCGTTCCTGAGCAAGAATGCCGCCGGTGTCGGAGTCATGTTCTATGTCCTCACCGCGCTGCGTAAGCACCTGCGTGAACAGTCGCTGCTGCCGCAACCTGAACCCAACCTCGGCGCGCTCCTCGATCTGGTTGCGCTAGGCACCGTCGCGGATGTGGTGCCCCTGGATCATAACAACCGGATTTTTGTCGAACAGGGCCTGCGCCGAATCCGTCAGGGCGAGGCCCGGCCGGGCATTCTGGCGTTGCTGGAGGTCGCTGGAAGGGATCACACAGCGATCAGCTCCACCGATCTTGGTTTTGTGGTTGGCCCGCGCTTGAACGCCGCCGGCCGTCTGGACGACATGAGTATCGGCATTGCCTGCCTGCTCGCCGACAGTCCCGATGAGGCCCGTCGACTGGCTCGTGAGCTGGACACCTTTAACCGGGAACGCCGCACCATCGAAAAGGACATGAAAGCCCAGGCCCAGGATCTGCTTGCTTCGATGTCACTGGATCTGGAAGGTCTGCCATGGGGATTGGCGTTGTATGATCCGGAGTGGCATCAGGGCGTGATTGGTATTCTCGCGGCCCGTATTCGAGAGCAAACCAATCGGCCGACCATCGCCTTTGCCAGCGATGATAACGGCGAAGACATCAAAGGTTCAGCCCGCTCCATCCCCGGCTTGCACATCCGCGATGTCCTGGCAGCCGTAGATGCCCGCCATCCGGGCATGCTGAAGAAATACGGCGGTCATGCCATGGCTGCTGGCATGACCCTGGCCCAAAGCGACCTCGACGCCTTTTCCGAAGCCTTCGACAAGGTCGTGCGCGACACTCTGGTGGCCGCGGACCTGGAAGCCGCGATCACTACCGATGGCCCGCTGGCGCTGGATGAGCTGCGCCTGGAAACGGCAGCCCTGCTAAAGCGCGCCGGACCCTGGGGCCAGCATTTCCCGGAGCCGATCTTTGATGGCGAATTCCGGGTGGTCAGTCAGCGCGTGGTTGGTGAGAATCACCTCAAACTGGTTTTGCAGCCGTTTGAGGGTGGCGGCATCATCGATGGCATTGCTTTCAATACCGGCCCCGAAGTGCCGGACTACACTCGCACCGGAGCGCGGGTGGTGTACAAGCCGGATGCCAATACCTTTCGCGGGCGGACCAATCTTCAGCTGCTCGTCGACTATCTGGAACCTCTGCGCAAGCCCGCAGGCTGA
- the prfB gene encoding peptide chain release factor 2 (programmed frameshift), whose translation MEINPIVTKIKDLRERTEALRGYLDYDQRSERLVEVERELELPTVWDDPERAQALGKERSDLELIVKTIDNLTSGLGDAESLLDLAAEEEDADTVGEIEADLESLDKELEKLEFRRMFSGEMDSNNAYLDIQAGSGGTEAQDWGNMLLRMYLRWAERRGFKAEIVELQEGDVAGIKSATIHIQGDYAYGWLRTETGVHRLVRKSPFDSGNRRHTSFSSVFVSPEVDDSFEIEINPSDLRVDVYRASGAGGQHVNRTESAVRLTHNPTGIVVACQAGRSQHQNKDQAMKQLKAKLFEREMQERNAEKQKAEDAKADIGWGSQIRSYVLDDSRIKDLRTKVETSNTQTVLDGDIDKFIEASLKMAL comes from the exons ATGGAAATCAATCCCATTGTGACGAAGATTAAAGACCTTCGTGAGCGCACTGAAGCGCTCAGGGGGTATCTT GACTACGATCAACGAAGTGAACGACTGGTCGAAGTAGAGCGCGAACTGGAACTGCCCACCGTTTGGGACGACCCAGAGCGGGCCCAGGCGCTAGGTAAAGAGCGCTCCGATCTTGAGCTGATTGTGAAAACCATCGACAACCTCACCAGTGGTCTGGGCGACGCCGAGAGTCTGCTCGATCTGGCCGCCGAGGAAGAGGATGCCGACACGGTCGGGGAGATCGAAGCCGATCTGGAATCGCTCGACAAAGAGCTGGAAAAGCTGGAATTCCGCCGGATGTTCTCCGGGGAAATGGATTCCAATAATGCCTACCTGGACATCCAGGCCGGCTCCGGCGGCACCGAAGCCCAGGACTGGGGCAACATGCTGCTGCGCATGTACCTGCGCTGGGCAGAGCGTCGCGGCTTCAAGGCTGAGATTGTCGAACTGCAGGAAGGCGACGTGGCCGGTATCAAGAGTGCCACCATTCACATCCAGGGCGACTACGCTTATGGCTGGCTGCGCACCGAGACCGGTGTCCATCGTCTGGTTCGCAAGTCTCCGTTCGATTCCGGTAATCGTCGTCACACCTCGTTCTCGTCGGTGTTTGTGTCGCCGGAAGTGGACGACAGCTTTGAGATTGAGATCAACCCGTCGGACCTGCGCGTCGATGTCTACCGGGCATCCGGTGCTGGTGGTCAGCACGTTAACCGGACCGAATCTGCGGTCCGTCTGACCCACAATCCGACCGGTATTGTGGTGGCCTGTCAGGCTGGCCGAAGCCAGCATCAGAACAAAGACCAGGCCATGAAACAGCTGAAGGCGAAGCTGTTTGAGCGCGAGATGCAGGAGCGCAACGCGGAGAAACAGAAGGCCGAGGACGCCAAGGCCGACATCGGCTGGGGCAGCCAGATCCGTTCTTATGTGCTGGATGACAGCCGCATCAAGGATCTGCGGACCAAGGTTGAGACCAGTAATACCCAGACGGTACTGGATGGCGATATTGATAAATTTATCGAAGCCAGCCTGAAGATGGCGCTGTAA
- the lysS gene encoding lysine--tRNA ligase codes for MTDHTQNAQPEDNKLITERRAKLSELREQGNPFPNDFRRDATAAELQATYGEKTKEELESMGIKVAIAGRMMLDRKAFKVVQDASGRIQIYASKDVQKDTKHWDLGDIIGVRGTLSKSGRGDLYVTMDEYVLLTKSLRPLPEKHKGLTDTEARYRHRYVDLMVNEDSRRVFHARSKIISTMRQYFTDRDFMEVETPMLQVIPGGATARPFVTHHNALGIDMYLRIAPELFLKRLVVGGFERVFEINRNFRNEGLSTRHNPEFTMVEFYQAYADYNDLMDLTEDMIRTIAQKVLDTTTVVNTRTLSDGTEESVEYDFGKSFERLTVVEAILRYNPDVKAEQLADESSARQVAKDLGIHLKEGWGLGKVQIEIFEATAEHRLIQPTFITEYPKEVSPLARCKDSNPFVTERFEFFVGGREIANGFSELNDAEDQAERFQEQVAEKDAGDDEAMFYDEDYVMALEYGLPPTAGEGIGIDRLAMLLTNSQSIRDVILFPAMRPEHKAETRNNEG; via the coding sequence ATGACTGATCACACCCAGAATGCACAGCCTGAGGACAACAAGCTGATTACCGAGCGTCGCGCCAAACTGTCCGAGCTTCGCGAGCAGGGCAATCCCTTCCCTAACGATTTTCGTCGTGATGCCACCGCAGCCGAGCTGCAGGCGACCTACGGCGAGAAAACCAAGGAAGAGCTGGAGTCCATGGGTATCAAGGTGGCCATCGCGGGCCGCATGATGCTGGATCGTAAGGCGTTCAAGGTGGTTCAGGACGCGTCTGGCCGTATCCAGATTTATGCGTCGAAAGACGTGCAAAAGGACACCAAACACTGGGATCTGGGCGATATCATTGGTGTTCGGGGCACCTTGTCGAAATCTGGCCGGGGCGATCTTTACGTCACCATGGACGAATACGTGCTGCTGACCAAATCCCTGCGTCCGCTGCCGGAGAAGCACAAAGGCCTGACCGATACCGAGGCCCGTTATCGCCACCGGTACGTGGACCTGATGGTCAATGAAGACAGCCGTCGGGTGTTCCACGCCCGTTCGAAAATCATCAGTACCATGCGTCAGTACTTCACCGACCGGGATTTCATGGAAGTGGAAACCCCAATGCTACAGGTGATCCCAGGTGGCGCCACCGCTCGTCCGTTTGTGACTCATCACAACGCCCTGGGTATCGACATGTACTTGCGCATCGCGCCGGAGCTGTTCCTCAAACGTCTGGTTGTCGGTGGCTTTGAGCGGGTGTTCGAGATCAACCGGAACTTCCGGAATGAGGGACTTTCGACCAGGCATAACCCGGAATTCACCATGGTTGAGTTCTATCAGGCCTACGCTGACTACAACGACCTGATGGACCTCACCGAGGACATGATCCGCACCATTGCCCAGAAAGTTCTGGATACCACCACGGTGGTCAACACCCGAACCTTGTCCGATGGCACCGAGGAGTCGGTGGAGTACGACTTCGGTAAGTCGTTCGAACGCCTGACTGTCGTTGAAGCCATTCTGCGCTACAACCCCGACGTGAAGGCCGAGCAACTGGCCGACGAGAGCTCCGCCAGACAGGTTGCCAAGGATTTGGGTATCCACCTGAAGGAAGGCTGGGGCCTGGGCAAGGTTCAGATCGAGATCTTTGAAGCCACGGCCGAGCATCGACTGATTCAGCCGACCTTCATCACCGAGTACCCGAAAGAAGTGTCGCCGCTGGCTCGCTGTAAAGACAGCAATCCGTTTGTCACCGAACGATTCGAGTTCTTTGTCGGTGGTCGCGAAATCGCCAACGGCTTCTCCGAGTTGAACGATGCCGAAGACCAGGCTGAACGTTTTCAGGAGCAGGTCGCCGAGAAGGATGCCGGTGACGACGAGGCCATGTTCTACGATGAAGACTATGTCATGGCGCTGGAATACGGCCTGCCACCGACCGCCGGTGAAGGTATTGGTATCGACCGTCTGGCGATGCTGCTGACCAACAGCCAGTCAATCCGTGACGTCATCCTGTTCCCGGCCATGCGTCCGGAGCACAAGGCAGAAACCCGCAACAACGAGGGCTGA
- the ung gene encoding uracil-DNA glycosylase, with protein sequence MHPVEVLAHQLRPDRGWSDHLGNEFRQPYMKALAGFLAAEQQAGTALFPARDHCFNALNSTPLANVSVVILGQDPYHGPGQAHGLCFSVRPEVATPPSLVNIFKEIRSDLGIETPDHGCLQPWADRGVLLLNSVLTVAQGQAGAHQGKGWETFTDKVIETVNRERDGVVFLLWGGYARKKGRHIDRDRHLVLEGPHPSPLSAYRGFFGCRHFSRANQWLQQKGQPSIDWALPSKAELFANYQF encoded by the coding sequence ATGCATCCGGTTGAGGTTCTGGCGCATCAGCTCAGGCCTGACCGGGGCTGGTCCGACCATCTCGGCAATGAATTCCGCCAGCCCTATATGAAGGCGCTGGCGGGGTTTCTGGCGGCGGAGCAGCAGGCCGGCACGGCTTTGTTCCCGGCCCGCGATCACTGCTTCAATGCCCTCAACAGTACCCCTCTTGCCAATGTCTCCGTGGTGATACTCGGGCAAGATCCCTATCATGGCCCCGGGCAGGCTCACGGGCTGTGCTTTTCGGTCCGGCCTGAGGTGGCGACGCCACCGTCTCTGGTCAACATCTTCAAGGAAATTCGCAGCGATCTCGGTATCGAGACGCCTGATCACGGATGTTTGCAGCCGTGGGCTGATCGTGGCGTGCTGTTGCTGAACAGTGTGCTGACCGTCGCGCAGGGTCAGGCTGGCGCCCATCAGGGCAAGGGCTGGGAGACGTTTACCGATAAGGTGATCGAGACCGTCAATCGTGAGCGTGACGGGGTGGTGTTTTTGCTCTGGGGTGGTTACGCCCGCAAGAAAGGTCGGCATATCGATCGAGATCGACACCTGGTGCTGGAAGGGCCGCATCCTTCGCCGTTGAGTGCTTATCGCGGCTTTTTCGGCTGCCGCCACTTTTCCCGCGCTAATCAATGGCTGCAACAAAAAGGGCAGCCATCCATCGATTGGGCGCTGCCCTCCAAAGCCGAGTTGTTTGCTAACTATCAGTTCTAG